One region of Triticum aestivum cultivar Chinese Spring chromosome 6B, IWGSC CS RefSeq v2.1, whole genome shotgun sequence genomic DNA includes:
- the LOC123134302 gene encoding GDSL esterase/lipase At5g33370-like, whose protein sequence is MKHSAPEHRVPGTAKRQSLQMANQTASYVVVALCLLVLVARHAEARQPRLVPAIFVFGDSTVDVGNNNFLGGTRKEGRANFPQYGVDFPTSKPTGRFSNGFNTADRLGTTCIAVVRSAVTSFSTSSIGSA, encoded by the coding sequence ATGAAACATTCAGCACCTGAACACAGAGTCCCAGGTACAGCAAAGCGGCAGAGCCTCCAGATGGCTAACCAAACCGCCTCATACGTGGTCGTGGCTCTGTGCCTGCTCGTGCTCGTGGCGAGGCACGCCGAGGCGAGGCAGCCCCGGCTCGTCCCCGCGATATTCGTGTTCGGCGACTCCACCGTCGACGTCGGCAACAACAATTTCCTGGGCGGCACGCGCAAGGAGGGCAGGGCCAACTTCCCGCAGTACGGCGTGGACTTCCCGACCTCCAAGCCCACCGGTCGGTTCAGCAATGGCTTCAACACGGCAGACCGGCTAGGTACTACGTGCATTGCAGTTGTTCGATCGGCAGTCACTTCCTTCAGCACGAGCTCGATCGGCAGTGCTTAA
- the LOC123134301 gene encoding GDSL esterase/lipase At2g04570-like: MQLCSSPQHQTNHKNCKLNLYNPAQALYHLGARKFSIVSIPPLGCTPSQRLRRLAQMGTQGCFDPLNDLSLQSYPLLSAMLEELAHELPGMAYSLGDAFTMVSFVFANPHTNDWSKQIALARLLACANSPWIFSNCDFAGLLL, from the coding sequence ATGCAGTTGTGTTCATCTCCACAGCATCAGACGAACCACAAGAACTGCAAACTGAACCTGTACAATCCTGCTCAGGCACTCTACCATCTGGGCGCGAGAAAGTTCAGCATCGTCAGCATCCCGCCGCTGGGCTGCACTCCGTCGCAGAGGCTGCGCCGGCTGGCGCAGATGGGCACGCAGGGCTGCTTCGACCCACTCAACGATCTCTCGCTTCAGTCGTACCCTTTGCTGTCCGCGATGCTGGAGGAACTGGCCCACGAGCTGCCTGGCATGGCCTACTCCCTCGGAGACGCCTTCACCATGGTCTCCTTCGTCTTCGCCAACCCACACACAAACGACTGGAGTAAGCAAATCGCCTTGGCACGGCTCCTTGCCTGTGCAAATAGCCCGTGGATCTTTTCTAACTGTGATTTTGCCGGCCTGCTCTTATAG